One window of Candidatus Hydrogenedentota bacterium genomic DNA carries:
- a CDS encoding type II toxin-antitoxin system ParD family antitoxin yields the protein MQITVNPAQERFIQERLDTGLYDSASALLEEAPALLEERDQWFNLDLERLKPEIDQAVRELEAGLGMDGPAFFEKLLQRSRPNTP from the coding sequence ATGCAAATCACAGTAAACCCCGCACAAGAGCGGTTTATCCAGGAACGCCTCGACACAGGCCTCTACGATTCGGCAAGCGCGCTGCTGGAAGAGGCTCCGGCGCTGCTGGAAGAACGCGACCAATGGTTCAATCTCGATCTCGAGCGTTTGAAACCGGAAATAGATCAAGCCGTAAGAGAGCTTGAAGCTGGCTTGGGGATGGATGGTCCAGCCTTCTTCGAAAAGCTGCTCCAACGGTCAAGACCCAACACGCCGTGA
- a CDS encoding type II toxin-antitoxin system RelE/ParE family toxin: MNLFIRSPSAGSDVEGIFDFISRDNPDAAIQWATALQAKFEFLTSHPNVGRPFPSVGPGVRAIPFGRYLSFFKFEHEALKILRVIHSARNIKQAWDEV, translated from the coding sequence GTGAACCTTTTTATTCGCTCGCCCTCAGCGGGCTCAGATGTTGAAGGGATCTTCGACTTTATTTCGAGGGACAATCCCGACGCAGCGATCCAATGGGCCACCGCGCTTCAGGCCAAGTTTGAGTTTCTCACGAGCCACCCCAACGTGGGACGACCCTTTCCGTCAGTGGGACCGGGCGTACGGGCGATACCATTCGGTCGATACCTGTCATTTTTCAAGTTTGAACACGAGGCTCTGAAAATCTTGCGCGTCATTCACAGCGCCAGGAATATCAAGCAGGCGTGGGACGAGGTGTAG